Proteins from one Gimesia maris genomic window:
- a CDS encoding GTP-binding protein: protein MAHQIKFIMVGGFLGAGKTTTLGRLAKYYSDQGLNVGVVTNDQAADLVDTNALRSQGLHVGEVAGACFCCHFNALMDTIEELGSEQKPDVILAEPVGSCTDLVATVIQPIKRLFDADFSILPYTVLMKPSHGLKILKNDKGSGFSPKAAYILKKQLEEADLILINRIDELSAEEVDEITALVNEQFPGTPVLRTSALTGEGFEPLLEFLEQDGDFGSKILDIDYDIYAEGEAELGWLNSSVHISAENSFSLDQLLLDVISQLQTSFKEKSVETAHLKTIGLWEGFFGVANLVSNDSEPRLSLSSDCTVTEADLIVNARVACDPEALTAQVKQVLQNCAQALNAKLEFRQTQSFRPGRPVPTHRYATPQ from the coding sequence ATGGCACATCAGATCAAATTTATCATGGTAGGTGGTTTTTTAGGAGCAGGAAAAACCACTACATTGGGACGGCTGGCAAAATATTATTCCGATCAGGGTTTGAATGTGGGTGTGGTTACCAACGATCAGGCAGCCGATCTGGTGGATACAAACGCGCTGCGGTCTCAGGGATTGCATGTCGGAGAAGTGGCCGGTGCCTGCTTCTGCTGCCATTTTAATGCGTTGATGGACACGATTGAAGAACTGGGTTCTGAGCAAAAACCGGATGTCATCCTGGCGGAGCCGGTGGGCAGTTGCACGGATCTGGTGGCGACGGTGATTCAGCCGATCAAACGGCTGTTTGACGCCGACTTTTCCATACTGCCGTATACCGTACTGATGAAGCCCAGTCATGGTCTGAAGATTTTGAAAAATGACAAGGGCTCCGGTTTCTCACCCAAGGCGGCATACATTTTGAAGAAACAGCTGGAAGAGGCAGATCTGATTCTGATCAACCGGATTGATGAACTGTCTGCAGAAGAAGTGGATGAAATCACGGCGCTGGTGAATGAGCAGTTTCCAGGAACTCCCGTGTTACGCACGTCCGCTCTCACAGGAGAAGGCTTTGAACCGTTGTTGGAATTTCTGGAACAGGACGGCGACTTCGGCAGTAAGATCCTCGACATTGATTACGACATTTATGCGGAAGGGGAAGCAGAACTGGGCTGGTTGAACAGCAGTGTGCATATTTCCGCAGAGAATTCGTTTTCACTGGACCAGTTACTGCTGGATGTGATATCGCAACTGCAGACTTCTTTCAAAGAAAAGTCGGTTGAAACAGCGCATCTGAAAACAATCGGTTTATGGGAAGGATTTTTTGGTGTTGCCAATCTCGTCAGTAATGACAGCGAACCCAGGTTGTCGTTATCATCTGATTGTACGGTAACGGAAGCGGATCTGATTGTGAATGCGCGGGTGGCCTGTGATCCCGAAGCTTTAACAGCGCAGGTGAAGCAGGTGCTGCAGAATTGTGCTCAGGCGTTGAATGCGAAGCTGGAGTTTCGCCAGACACAGAGTTTCCGTCCGGGGAGACCTGTGCCTACGCATCGGTATGCGACGCCACAATAG
- the mutY gene encoding A/G-specific adenine glycosylase has product MSELSEIFDAGRRQKFRRQLQSWYVSHQRDLPWRRQHDPHAVWISEIMLQQTVVAAVIPYFKRFMSRFPDVETLAAADESEVLQHWEGLGYYSRARNIHKAAKRIAGELEGRFPRDVESLQKLPGIGRYTAGAICSFAYDTRAPIVEANTLRLYSRLIGLEEDPRSKSGQNQLWEFAELILPRKSPGEFNQALMDLGSLVCTPQNPGCEDCPVNAGCEAFLRQRQHLIPVPKVRPEITPLTDVSIAVFSGSHVMIRQRTAGERWAGLWDFPRLTLEEMNGSPHPTIVRKKTGRQKELFSAQQSAGVEIPEGLSPAVISRLENYLKEEAGIEASMQQLMTEIRHSVTRYKIRLLCFVAQLDPRAAKKKTTQLNSPPGNSEYQWVSVNELDSYPLSVTGRKFAKLLAERM; this is encoded by the coding sequence ATGTCTGAGCTCAGTGAGATATTTGATGCAGGTCGGCGGCAGAAGTTTCGCCGGCAGTTGCAGTCATGGTACGTATCACATCAACGAGATTTACCGTGGCGGCGACAACACGATCCTCATGCCGTCTGGATCAGTGAGATCATGCTGCAGCAGACAGTAGTGGCTGCCGTCATCCCTTACTTCAAGCGGTTCATGTCCCGCTTCCCTGATGTGGAGACGCTGGCGGCGGCTGACGAGAGTGAAGTGCTGCAGCACTGGGAGGGCCTCGGTTATTACAGCCGCGCGCGTAACATTCACAAGGCGGCGAAGCGGATTGCCGGCGAACTGGAGGGGCGTTTTCCCCGCGATGTCGAATCGCTGCAGAAACTGCCGGGAATTGGCCGTTATACGGCGGGCGCCATTTGTTCGTTTGCGTATGACACGCGGGCTCCGATTGTTGAAGCGAATACTTTGCGCTTGTATTCCCGCCTGATCGGACTGGAAGAGGACCCCCGTTCGAAGTCGGGGCAGAATCAACTGTGGGAGTTTGCAGAACTGATCCTGCCGCGCAAGTCGCCGGGAGAGTTTAATCAGGCCCTGATGGACCTGGGGAGCCTGGTCTGTACGCCGCAGAATCCAGGTTGCGAGGATTGTCCGGTGAATGCAGGCTGTGAAGCCTTTCTTCGTCAACGGCAGCATCTGATCCCTGTCCCCAAGGTGAGGCCGGAGATTACGCCGCTGACGGATGTGAGTATCGCAGTGTTTTCCGGCAGCCATGTGATGATACGTCAACGAACAGCGGGAGAACGCTGGGCCGGGCTCTGGGACTTTCCCAGGTTGACGCTTGAGGAAATGAACGGAAGTCCGCATCCGACGATCGTTCGCAAAAAAACAGGCCGACAGAAAGAATTGTTTTCTGCACAGCAAAGTGCAGGGGTCGAGATACCGGAGGGGCTTTCCCCTGCTGTAATTTCTCGACTCGAAAACTACTTGAAGGAAGAAGCAGGCATTGAAGCAAGTATGCAGCAGTTGATGACTGAAATCAGGCACAGTGTCACCCGGTATAAGATTCGTCTACTCTGCTTCGTGGCGCAACTGGACCCGCGAGCAGCGAAAAAAAAGACGACTCAACTCAACAGTCCGCCCGGCAATTCGGAATATCAGTGGGTGTCAGTGAATGAACTGGATTCATATCCCCTGTCAGTGACAGGAAGGAAATTCGCGAAACTGCTGGCAGAGCGGATGTAG
- a CDS encoding division/cell wall cluster transcriptional repressor MraZ has protein sequence MSSDTFITGETKRTVDDRFRISLPAEMAQAITDESGETMLTKERAGCLSLWKAADWQNRQQQGVDLIKQKIQSHRLENRWDEVQRLGRLLSTRNRTIQLANRSRCTIPEGFREFLGVQPNQDVMIVGAVICVEIWNLEAWQNLLEQDMPEFGTLFKDLSG, from the coding sequence ATGAGCAGTGACACATTTATTACGGGAGAGACAAAGCGAACGGTCGACGACCGCTTTCGCATTTCGCTTCCCGCAGAAATGGCTCAGGCAATCACCGACGAATCAGGGGAAACGATGCTGACCAAGGAACGAGCAGGATGTCTCAGCCTCTGGAAAGCTGCCGACTGGCAAAACAGACAGCAGCAGGGTGTGGATCTGATTAAACAGAAAATTCAGTCACACCGTCTTGAGAACCGCTGGGATGAAGTGCAACGCCTGGGACGATTACTGTCAACCAGAAATCGTACCATTCAGTTAGCCAATCGCTCTCGCTGTACAATTCCGGAAGGCTTTCGCGAGTTTCTGGGAGTTCAGCCGAACCAGGATGTGATGATTGTCGGCGCAGTAATCTGCGTGGAAATCTGGAATCTGGAAGCCTGGCAAAATCTGCTGGAACAGGACATGCCCGAATTTGGCACGCTCTTCAAAGATTTATCCGGTTAA
- a CDS encoding Gfo/Idh/MocA family protein — MSEAPQNVSSRRDFLKNSSKLAAGASVLAGTSIPHVYAADDSTIKIALVGCGGRGTGAAANALSTTSGPIKLVAMADVFEHRLNTSYKSLEKQFGDKVDVPDDQKFIGFDGYEKAISCLGPGDVVLLVTPPAFRWVHFGYAIEKGINVFMEKPITVDGPSTRKMLELAKKSEEKNLKVGVGLMCRHCKARQELHDRIKDGQIGDILELRAYRMAGPTGSAATGPKPENMSSELLYQISRFHGFLWASGGGFSDFLIHNIDESCWMKDAWPVQADGSGGRHYRGDNVDQNFDSYSVEYTFADGTKMFLRGRTIPGCRQKFASFAHGTKGLAVISTSAHHPAKSRIYKGYNETDENLVWAYPQPEPNPYQVEWEDLINAIRNDQPYNEVRRGAEASLVTSMGRMAAHTGQIVTYDEMLNCKQEFAPDVDKLTMESPAPVIARADGSYPVPLPGILKNREY, encoded by the coding sequence ATGAGTGAAGCGCCCCAGAATGTCTCATCCCGCCGCGATTTTTTAAAGAACTCCAGTAAACTCGCAGCCGGGGCTTCTGTCTTAGCCGGTACGTCGATTCCGCATGTTTATGCTGCAGATGACAGTACAATTAAAATTGCCTTGGTTGGATGCGGCGGGCGTGGAACAGGGGCTGCTGCCAACGCACTCTCCACTACCAGCGGACCGATCAAACTGGTTGCGATGGCTGACGTCTTCGAGCATCGCCTCAATACCAGCTACAAGAGTCTTGAAAAACAGTTTGGTGACAAAGTCGATGTTCCCGATGATCAGAAATTTATTGGCTTTGACGGATATGAAAAAGCCATCAGCTGCCTGGGACCGGGAGATGTCGTACTGCTTGTGACTCCTCCTGCTTTCCGCTGGGTGCACTTCGGATACGCCATCGAAAAAGGCATCAATGTCTTCATGGAAAAACCCATCACCGTGGATGGCCCCAGTACCCGCAAGATGCTGGAGCTTGCTAAAAAATCGGAAGAGAAAAACCTGAAGGTCGGCGTCGGTCTGATGTGCCGTCACTGCAAAGCGCGTCAGGAACTTCACGATCGGATCAAAGATGGTCAGATCGGCGACATACTGGAACTTCGAGCCTACCGCATGGCCGGCCCGACTGGTTCTGCAGCCACTGGCCCCAAACCGGAAAACATGAGCAGCGAACTGCTGTATCAGATCTCCCGGTTCCACGGCTTCCTCTGGGCCAGTGGTGGTGGCTTCAGCGATTTCCTCATTCATAACATCGACGAAAGCTGCTGGATGAAAGATGCCTGGCCTGTTCAGGCCGATGGTTCCGGTGGACGTCACTATCGTGGCGACAATGTCGACCAGAACTTCGACAGCTACAGCGTGGAATACACATTCGCAGATGGCACCAAAATGTTCCTGCGGGGTCGAACCATTCCCGGCTGTCGCCAGAAATTTGCCAGTTTCGCACACGGAACAAAAGGGCTGGCCGTTATCTCGACCTCAGCCCACCACCCTGCGAAATCGCGGATTTACAAAGGCTACAACGAGACCGATGAAAACCTGGTCTGGGCTTATCCTCAGCCGGAACCCAACCCCTACCAGGTGGAATGGGAAGATCTGATCAACGCGATCCGCAATGATCAACCTTACAATGAAGTTCGACGTGGTGCAGAAGCCAGCCTGGTGACATCAATGGGTCGCATGGCTGCTCACACTGGCCAGATCGTAACCTACGATGAAATGCTGAACTGCAAACAGGAGTTTGCTCCGGACGTTGATAAACTGACAATGGAATCACCGGCACCTGTGATTGCCCGTGCGGATGGTTCTTACCCCGTGCCACTACCCGGGATTCTCAAAAACCGTGAATATTAA